From Glycine max cultivar Williams 82 chromosome 11, Glycine_max_v4.0, whole genome shotgun sequence, the proteins below share one genomic window:
- the LOC102669621 gene encoding uncharacterized protein, producing the protein MEFTLIPMPYADLLPSLLINRMVMVSPGKVYQPPFPRWCNPNATCTYHGGVLGHSIEQCVALKHKVQSLIDAGWLTFQEDRPNVMTNPLANHGESAVNPVEEWKSRGLKQIEDVSAFQWFILEALREAGIINLDGGKGDSCLMHPGESHDVETCLIAEELLQGMMSRGQIEICNVKKGEGDVCMQSGDKNTSKPKPLVTHFTSDVTTQRPQGFQPCTVKTHAPFPYKSDKAVSWKYVVQRPDRRNGASVIRVKNDPPSAKITNISGTSGMTHSGWIFAALELPVRSKDKRKVKANIGERDKTGSTANDKAPIGKIIEEGDDFSKKEILAKEATKFLRIIQQSEFKVIEQLNKTPARISLLGLLMNSEPHRALLVKILNEAHVVQDVSVESFGGIVNNITANNCLTFADEEIPVKGRGHNKALHMSIKCLDHIVAKVLIDNSSSLNVMPKTTLDKLPFDASHIRPSSMVLRAFDRSRCDIRGEIDLSIQIGSHTCQITFQVMDINPAYSCLLGQPWIHSVGVVPSMLHQKLEFVVKGQLVIVSGEKDILVSCPCSTPYVEAAKESLEASFQALEM; encoded by the coding sequence ATGGAGTTCACCCTAATACCAATGCCATATGCCGATCTGCTACCATCTTTGCTCATCAACCGAATGGTTATGGTGAGCCCGGGAAAGGTATATCAACCCCCCTTTCCCCGATGGTGCAATCCCAATGCCACTTGCACCTATCATGGTGGTGTCCTGGGGCACTCTATCGAGCAGTGTGTAGCCCTCAAGCACAAGGTACAAAGCTTGATTGATGCTGGATGGCTAACATTTCAAGAGGATAGGCCGAATGTGATGACTAATCCACTTGCCAATCATGGGGAATCGGCAGTGAACCCAGTGGAAGAATGGAAGTCTCGAGGGCTGAAGCAGATAGAGGATGTATCAGCTTTCCAATGGTTCATATTGGAAGCATTGCGTGAAGCCGGTATAATTAACCTTGATGGAGGCAAAGGAGATTCTTGCTTAATGCATCCAGGGGAATCGCACGACGTGGAGACATGTCTAATAGCCGAGGAGCTGCTACAAGGAATGATGAGCAGGGGCCAAATTGAAATCTGTAATGTGAAGAAAGGGGAAGGAGATGTATGTATGCAATCAGGTGACAAAAACACGAGTAAGCCCAAGCCTTTGGTGACCCATTTCACCAGTGACGTCACCACTCAGAGGCCCCAAGGCTTCCAGCCCTGTACAGTAAAGACGCATGCACCCTTCCCTTATAAGAGTGATAAGGCAGTGTCATGGAAATATGTCGTACAAAGGCCCGATAGAAGGAATGGCGCGTCTGTCATACGTGTTAAGAATGACCCGCCGTCTgctaaaattacaaatatttctGGTACGAGTGGCATGACTCATAGTGGATGGATTTTCGCTGCTCTTGAGCTACCGGTAAGGTCAAAAGACAAGAGGAAGGTGAAGGCAAATATAGGCGAGAGAGACAAGACGGGATCGACCGCAAATGACAAGGCCCCTATTGGAAAAATCATAGAGGAAGGGGATGACTTCAGCAAGAAAGAGATATTAGCTAAGGAGGCGACTAAATTCCTAAGAATCATTCAACAGAGTGAGTTCAAGGTGATTGAGCAATTGAACAAAACTCCAGCTAGGATCTCTTTATTGGGGCTGCTCATgaactctgagcctcatcgggcgtTGTTGGTCAAAATTTTGAATGAAGCCCATGTAGTGCAAGACGTATCAGTGGAGAGCTTCGGGGGCAtagtcaacaacatcactgcCAACAATTGCCTTACTTTTGCCGACGAGGAGATACCAGTCAAGGGCAGGGGACACAACAAAGCATTGCACATGTCCATCAAATGCTTGGACCACATAGTGGCCAAAGTGCTCATTGACAATAGCTCTTCCCTCAATGTCATGCCCAAAACTACGTTGGATAAGCTGccatttgatgcatcacacataaggcCGAGCTCTATGGTGTTAAGGGCTTTCGATCGTAGCCGGTGTGACATAAGAGGAGAGATTGATCTATCGATTCAAATTGGGTCGCACACATGCCAGATAACTTTCCAGGTAATGGATATAAACCCCGCCTACAGTTGCCTGCTAGGTCAGCCTTGGATCCATTCTGTTGGGGTGGTCCCGTCaatgcttcaccagaaattggaGTTTGTGGTGAAAGGACAGCTGGTTATAGTGTCTGGGGAAAAAGATATACTAGTGAGTTGTCCATGCTCTACACCCTATGTGGAAGCTGCAAAAGAGTCATTAGAAGCATCTTTTCAAGCACTAGAAATGTGA